Within the Salarias fasciatus chromosome 2, fSalaFa1.1, whole genome shotgun sequence genome, the region TTCTCTTTGGACTGCTGCCCAGTTACTTAAAAGTCAATAGAACCTCCAGAACATGAGAAAAGAGCTCTAATCTGATGATCGGCAGGTCTTCATGCTGAAACAGTCTGAACCTGCAGTACGAGAAAGATGTTCAGCACTGAGTGAAACGGGAGAAGTGACAGTGTTACTGAGgctctgctctgatctgcttCCAGTCCGAAGGAGCCTTAACTGTGGTGGAGAGCACAGacggaggagacgaggaggaggaggaggaggccactgttggtgatgaagatgaaggacACTTGGAGGTGGTCCAGCCCACCGAGCTGTGGCAGACCCTCAAACCAGGTAACACACCGAGAGCATGTACAGGCCCGGAACactgtacagtgtgtgtttcagtggatCTCTGGTTTGCTTCAGTGGATCtcggtgtgttttgtgtgttttgtgtgtttcaggccaGGCGGTCCCTGCTGGTTCTCACGTCAGGCTGAACCTGCAGACAGGGGAGAGGGAGGTCAGACTGGGGGAGGAGCAGCTCAAATACTGGAGCCAGGAGCACCGGTAGGAGGCCTCCAGCCCCACACCACCTCCTGTCACTGagctgacggtgtgtgtgtgtgtgtgtgtgtgtgtgtgtgtagggaggagcaggaggcgctctcctccttcagtccagacGAGCTGAAACGAGCCATGAAGAAGATCAAGGCGGACTCCAtcagtgcagagcagcaggttctTTCCTCGGACTGAAACGTGGACCTGGTCCAGCTGCCTGCTGAAACAGGCcctgctgtgtctgcaggccTCGGCGGGGTCCAGGTTCCGCcccctggaggagctgaagaaggacATGGCCGAgctggacctgctggtggaGACGGACGTGCAGGtacagcagcttcctgtcctGGGTCTTCAGAGTGCTGAAGGACAGATGAAGGTCAGCCTGAGTGTCCCTGTTTGTGCAGATCATGAAGcgactgctggagcagctgaacaACAGCAACGCCAGCCCCGAGCAGAGGGTCGGcgtcctgcaggagctggagtACCTGGTTCATCAGGTAAACACTCagtcctgcaggagctggaggacctggTTCATCAGGTTGCTGCCTGGCTGTGTGGCAGGTGGATAACGCTCAGACGCTGTGCGCCATGGGGGGTCTGCAGCTGGTCCTGGGGGGTCTGAACAGCTCCGACTTCAGAGTCCAGGAGAACTCGGCCTTGGTGCTGGGATCAGCTCTGTCCAGGTGAGCCTGCAGGGTCTGGGTCtccaggatcaggtccagaatgtctctgtctttcagatgacctcttcttcttcctgttgtgtgcgtgcgtgtgtgtgtgcgtgcacgtgtgtgtgtgcagtaacCCGGCGGTTCAGGTGCAGGCCGTGGAGAACGGCGCTCTGCAGACTCTGCTCACTGCTCTGGCCACGGCTCAGCCGCTCCACGTGAGGAAGAaggtgtgtatacacacacacacacacacacacacacagtgctgtccACGgtcagctgcagtgtgtgtgtgtgtgtcaggtgctGTTTGCCGTGGCCTCCCTGCTGCGTCACTTCCCCCTGGcgcagcagcacttcctgtcgCGCGgcgggctgcagctgctggcggCGCTGTTCCggcaggacggcggcggagtCCTGCGGACGCGGATCGCCACCATGCTGTACGACCTGATCAGCGAGAAGGTGAGGCCGGCGGAACCGGGGccgggtcccggtcccggtcccgcctgacccgccccgccccgcaggagctgctgtctcagagGGGTCTGGAAGCCTTCCTGGACTCCGCCCACCAGGAGCGCCTCCGTCAGTACTCCAGAGTGtcgctgcaggcggagctgctggaggacggctgGTGTCTGCTGGTCCCTCAGCTGCTGGACTCCACCGAGCACGACTACCGCGAGAAGGTGAGACGCCCCGGGCTCGGCACGGGCGGTGGTCCCGGACTCTGCGGTCCCAGACTCTGGATGTCTTGTGGTTCCAGGCTCTGCGGACTCTCCTGGCCATGGCTCCGGTCTGTCTTCAGGAGTTCCGCTCCCACGGCtccctgctggactcgctggtCTCCCTCCGGGACCAGtaccaggacctggtccagtcCGAGATGATCCTGGGGGAGGAGAACAGCTACTTCCTGGAGATGGTGGAGCTCATCGACGCTCTGCACgtcaaaatgaaatgaactcCACTGGAGCTGGACCGGGGGACCAGTGCAGGGACTCGTGACGGAGCCTGAACACATCCTGACACTCAGACTCGGCTCGGAATGGATGAAATAAATTATTGAAGAACAATCACATTGTTCATCTGAGTCACtttattcaattcagctttatttatacagcaagAAACAAGACGGTCAGTTCAGCAAGAACCAGTGCAGAACAGAGCTGTTTaacaggaacctgcagaaccagactcagggcGGTTCTGTTGAGGTTTGGAAACGGAGAGATTCAGGGATTCAAACCGTGGTCCAGGTCAGGGGTAGACATCCTGTGTTCCAGTGAATGTCGTCTGGTCTACCATGACTGTCCATCTGGCCGCCAGAGTTTTGCTGAACTCAGAAATAGcctgaaaactttttttcaaattattacCAAGTCAAACAGCGTGTTTAAAGTCTCGGACGCCGTCGAACTTCAGACAAATCGAACCTGAACTTGACACCTCTCTGATCGTTCTTACCCGACAGACCCGTGCTCCCTGGACCCTGCCTGTCCAGACTGCAGCCGTCAGCATACAGGGACGGTCTGGTCAATGCAGGACTCCAGAAAACCGACTGAACCGATCACTAGTCCGGGCTGACAACCCGCGCCGTCCATCTCTACAGCCGGAGCACAGCTGTCCACATCTGTCCCTTCATCCCCTGACTGAGGGTCAACCCCCGACCGCTAACAGCTGGAACATGTGAGACCGAGCCAGGAGGTCCCGGTCAGTGTCACCGTGCTCCAGGCTCCACTAGGGGGAGCTCTACCTGACGCTCTCCTCAGGGAAGAACACCCAGCGAACCACATCTAGAGTTCTGATGCGACGTGAACAACTCGAGTATTAAACTGGAGAGTAACTTTAAACTGGAGAGTAACTTTAAACTGGAGAGTAACTTTAAATGTGCTGAACTACAGTCAGACCAGACACCCACACAATGAAGACAGGCGGCGGCCAGTCAGAGTtatgtcatgtttttattggCATTTTTTGGAGAAGACCATAGGTTTGACAACAGATTTAATAATTGGGAACTCtagagaaagtgagagagccAGAGTATCATTCTACCATTGACTGCTGCCATCAGCTGCGTATACTGCCAACAGGCGAACTCCTAACCACCAtaggaaacaaaaagaaaacaagaaaaaaattcaacatttctgatttttttaGTAAATAACACCCAGGGTTGCATCATTCAATTATTCAAGAAACAAAAAGGGAGAGGATTCAGGTTTATATGTTTTAACATTTGTCTTGTAAAAGGAGGGAGTGAAATCAGGAGTGAGGGGGGAGAGATGCCGGGAGATTCCACCGTGAGAAGAACAGAAGGCCGACTTCACGTTCCCCAGGAAGCGGACAGAAGAGAACCgacgggagggggagggggggagggggggctgctgggtggagacatggatggatgattgggGGAGACGCTTATCTGGGGTTTAGGCGAGGGGCTACAGCCTCCACGTCCTAAAGGACACAGAGTCTTTAGGACTGCAGAGTTTCattatatatacacatatgAATATATAGATGACACAGCTGACAGGTGTGTGTAGATCTATATATTTCCATTACATAGATAGTTGTGAGGGAGGGAAAGACACAGACTTTCTGTTTGTCGCTCGTCCAGGaagagaggtgtgtgttggCCCTGGTCACCAACGcttcgccgccgctgccgccgccgccgggggcgGAGAGCTCTCAgaaacctgcagacacagagacacaagcACAGGCTGTAACACCGGGCAGACCGGGCCGCCCGAAACAGGCCCAGCGGCAGCCgcacagcaggagcaggaggccaGAGCGAAGAACCAGGCTGAAGAACCagggggggctggagggagcagggctgaagaaccagggggggctggaggagacagggctgaagaaccagggggggctggagggagCAGGGCTGAAGAACCAGGGGGGTCTGGAAGAACAGGGCTGAAGAACCagggggggctggagggagcagggctgaagaaccagggggggctggagggagcagggctgaagaaccagggggggctggagggagcagggctgaagaaccagggggggctggagggagCAGGGCTGCCTTCAGGTGCTGTCAGGGATCAGTCGTGTTTGATTCGATATAAACTCAAACCGTCCTGCCTGTTAAACATGTGACTGCAGAGGGCCGTTCTCTAAACAGGAAGCTGAAATGATCAGAGGTGGAGCGGCGCAGTGCGGCAGCGGTTCGATGTGTTGGGGCCCAGGAGTGTATGTTCAGATGAGCAGAGTGTGAGTTACATGGAGAATGTTCTgtttgagaaacacacacactccctgaaTCGTCTCCATCTACTCAGATCAACACCGCTGATCTATTCTAGCAGAGGATGGAGTCGTTCAGCCTccgtccagcagagggagctccACCGGTCCAGACAGGAGATGACTGTACTGCACAGGCCCTCAAGTCAGAAGAACTCCTGAATCCTGAGTccaggggggtccggggggtcGCTGGTAATAACTTCACTGAGCTTCTACTGGAAAGCAGATCAAGGTCTGAGTTCACTGAGCCTTTAGTTTAACTTTAGAAGAACTCAAACTCAAGTCTACTAATTCTGTTTCAGTATTCCCGCCTCGTCACCGTGCTTATTGGTTGGTCAGCAGTCTACTGAacacgtctcacacacacactgctagcTCTGTGGTGCTCCATACCCTCTAAACAGAGGCTTAACCTGAGCCTCCACTACTCTGTTGACCCACAGGAAGGAGCTACTTAAAGCCTGGAAGCATCCTGCCGTCACCGTCTGGTTTGATTCAACgattttttccccatttattttcattcttaGTTGATACAGCTGTTCTTACACTTTAGCATCCAGGATATTGTTGAATTTTAACTGATAAAATTAGTATGCGTTGCAATATTCTTAGCATTTTTATATTTGAGAATCCGGACcttaatattgaaaaaaaaaaaaaaaacagccattttATCCTCATTTAAGTCGAGAACCTGCTGAAATATCTTaagctgcaaacacagagagctgTGTCATCAACACCGGCGGTTTACAGGTATACTACTGTACAATGATCCTGACTAACTGCTCCTGCTGATCACATAAACTCTCTATGCAGGCCCTTCGCTCACTGAAGCAGATGATCTAAAGATCTAACATCCCATCGCCCAGCAGTGAACGCCACATGGCCTCACCACCACGGACAGCCCTGGGATCCGAGCCACCTCCCCAGGTTCCAGCAAGATGCCGAGTCTCA harbors:
- the sil1 gene encoding nucleotide exchange factor SIL1, translated to MRLSFTLFILLSLHGWTLHHIHGHKSEGALTVVESTDGGDEEEEEEATVGDEDEGHLEVVQPTELWQTLKPGQAVPAGSHVRLNLQTGEREVRLGEEQLKYWSQEHREEQEALSSFSPDELKRAMKKIKADSISAEQQASAGSRFRPLEELKKDMAELDLLVETDVQIMKRLLEQLNNSNASPEQRVGVLQELEYLVHQVDNAQTLCAMGGLQLVLGGLNSSDFRVQENSALVLGSALSSNPAVQVQAVENGALQTLLTALATAQPLHVRKKVLFAVASLLRHFPLAQQHFLSRGGLQLLAALFRQDGGGVLRTRIATMLYDLISEKELLSQRGLEAFLDSAHQERLRQYSRVSLQAELLEDGWCLLVPQLLDSTEHDYREKALRTLLAMAPVCLQEFRSHGSLLDSLVSLRDQYQDLVQSEMILGEENSYFLEMVELIDALHVKMK